One genomic window of Sphingobacterium oryzagri includes the following:
- a CDS encoding SusC/RagA family TonB-linked outer membrane protein, with protein MWNIDKLKLAKGKLWVLSLAMLATSYGQSYASETTTSIKSSSHVVKQQTVKGRVTDATSGQPIAGATVSVRGTTTATQTDESGAYSIEATQGQILITTFVGYKSLELPVGTANVDFPLTPDGESLDEVVVVGYGTMRKSDVTGSISMVKGQDMIKNQNFSALDNLRGQAAGVNVYSNSSQPGAYANRVVIRGTASINSSSSPLYVVDGVVMENFHLVNPNDIERMEVLKDASSAAIYGARGANGVILVTTKRGSKDGRRTISYQGSASVSSPQRYMDVLNAEEWVQAFMIGLENENRYMPDKYNWSLDRKDWFNDPNYFDANGNPLYDTDWQREATRTVVSQNHQLNIQQGDEKSSVGAFINYTDQQGVVNNTYNKRVNGKLAYDSKVKDWLSTSINLTANHTYGRFTPEDGGGQEARRTMIEMLPWLPVYQPDGQYSFSGSSTVNGRLGFEGMSNPVAILDLQERRRANTQIFGNAALTFHLADGLDLKTQYGADKQRRQYHGYSSVLLHNISRPNGWAQIENEDIFYWQQETYLSYNKQFNKHRINAVAGLSWQGREREFSMNRTEGFTNDFFKWNNMAAGSLPQAPQSAYERWGMNSYFMRAAYTFNDKYSATVTGRYDGSSRFGANNKFGFFPSMGLAWVASNESFLKDVSWLNNLKLRSSVGITGNSEIAPYQSIGRAINNTQLLNGTRVSTSYLGNLRNDDLKWEKTTTIDGGFELGLFQNRLNFDISYYNRRTTDLLLQAPLPNASGFEFVTQNIGAVNNRGFDIMISGSPVRNENFQWTSTINMNYNKNRVVQLANNNADILQNSFVSGPNSVIRVGENLNSFYGYRRNGIFTVEDFENGLITREQIGRPNRSANQEILGKGIPDWSGSFINTFNYKNFDMTVDMQIVYGVETLQQFYHSTYDRFGITNGLSEILTDAYSPSNPNTMQQAIFLTNGGHAGQDTRIDSSWIVDGSFLRFNLIQLGYSFGSSWAERLGISGLRVYASANNPWVITSKDFKGYDPESTSTGDGNKFGQNVTFFSYPRAKTFTFGLNLTL; from the coding sequence CGATTGCTGGGGCGACCGTTTCCGTGAGAGGAACAACGACGGCTACGCAAACAGACGAAAGCGGTGCGTACAGCATCGAAGCGACGCAAGGTCAAATTTTGATCACGACGTTTGTCGGCTATAAGTCGCTGGAACTGCCCGTTGGCACCGCGAATGTAGATTTTCCATTGACACCTGATGGAGAGTCGCTGGATGAGGTTGTGGTCGTGGGTTACGGTACCATGCGGAAGTCTGACGTTACCGGCTCTATTTCTATGGTAAAGGGGCAGGACATGATTAAAAATCAAAACTTCAGTGCCCTGGATAACCTTCGCGGACAGGCTGCTGGTGTAAATGTTTATTCTAACTCTAGTCAACCCGGTGCTTATGCGAATAGAGTGGTAATCCGTGGTACCGCTTCGATCAACTCTTCTTCCAGCCCGCTTTATGTTGTGGATGGCGTGGTGATGGAAAATTTTCACTTGGTGAATCCGAATGATATTGAGCGTATGGAAGTATTGAAAGATGCTTCTTCTGCGGCTATCTACGGTGCACGTGGTGCTAATGGCGTAATCTTGGTTACGACAAAACGAGGTTCTAAAGATGGACGTAGAACGATAAGCTACCAAGGATCGGCCAGTGTGAGCTCTCCGCAACGCTATATGGATGTTTTGAATGCAGAAGAGTGGGTACAAGCATTTATGATCGGTTTGGAAAATGAAAACCGTTATATGCCTGATAAATACAACTGGTCTTTGGATCGTAAAGATTGGTTTAATGATCCAAACTATTTTGATGCCAATGGTAATCCTTTGTATGATACCGATTGGCAAAGAGAAGCAACTCGTACTGTCGTTTCTCAAAATCATCAGTTGAATATCCAACAAGGTGATGAAAAATCTTCGGTGGGTGCTTTCATTAATTATACCGATCAGCAAGGGGTGGTGAATAACACCTACAACAAGCGTGTTAACGGTAAGTTGGCCTATGATTCTAAAGTTAAAGATTGGCTTTCTACAAGTATAAACTTAACAGCGAATCATACTTACGGTCGTTTTACACCAGAAGATGGCGGTGGACAAGAGGCACGTCGTACGATGATCGAGATGTTACCTTGGTTGCCCGTTTATCAACCCGACGGGCAATATAGCTTTTCTGGTTCATCAACTGTCAACGGCCGTCTAGGCTTCGAAGGGATGTCCAACCCGGTTGCTATCTTAGATTTACAGGAAAGACGTCGCGCCAATACGCAAATTTTTGGTAATGCAGCCTTGACTTTCCATTTGGCTGATGGCCTAGATTTGAAAACCCAATATGGTGCAGATAAACAAAGGAGACAATACCATGGCTATTCTTCCGTATTGCTACACAATATTTCTCGTCCAAACGGTTGGGCACAGATTGAAAACGAAGATATCTTTTACTGGCAACAGGAAACCTATTTGAGCTACAACAAGCAGTTTAATAAGCACCGTATTAATGCGGTAGCCGGTTTATCTTGGCAAGGACGCGAGCGCGAATTTAGTATGAATCGTACCGAAGGCTTTACGAACGATTTCTTTAAATGGAATAATATGGCGGCCGGTTCTTTACCACAAGCACCACAATCTGCTTATGAACGTTGGGGTATGAATTCTTACTTTATGCGTGCTGCTTACACATTTAATGATAAGTACTCGGCTACGGTTACAGGTCGTTATGATGGATCTTCTCGTTTCGGAGCAAATAACAAATTCGGTTTCTTCCCATCTATGGGTTTGGCTTGGGTCGCATCTAATGAATCATTCTTAAAAGATGTCTCTTGGTTAAACAATCTGAAATTACGCAGTAGCGTTGGTATCACGGGTAACTCCGAAATTGCACCTTATCAATCTATTGGTAGAGCCATCAACAATACGCAACTGTTGAACGGTACGCGTGTATCCACATCTTACTTAGGTAATTTACGTAATGACGACTTGAAGTGGGAAAAAACGACCACGATTGATGGAGGTTTCGAATTAGGTTTGTTTCAAAATCGTTTGAACTTCGATATCTCTTACTACAATCGTAGAACAACAGATTTGCTTTTGCAAGCGCCACTTCCAAATGCATCTGGATTTGAGTTCGTCACACAGAATATTGGTGCGGTAAACAACAGGGGATTTGATATTATGATCAGCGGGTCACCCGTTCGTAATGAAAACTTCCAATGGACGTCTACTATCAACATGAACTACAATAAGAATCGTGTCGTTCAATTGGCAAACAATAACGCTGATATTCTTCAAAATAGCTTTGTATCTGGTCCGAATAGTGTTATTCGGGTTGGGGAAAACTTAAATAGTTTTTATGGATACCGTCGTAATGGCATCTTTACCGTAGAAGATTTTGAAAATGGTCTTATTACAAGAGAGCAGATAGGTCGACCTAACCGTTCGGCAAATCAGGAAATCTTAGGGAAAGGTATTCCAGATTGGTCAGGAAGTTTTATCAATACATTCAACTACAAGAATTTTGATATGACGGTTGATATGCAGATCGTCTATGGTGTAGAGACGTTACAACAATTCTATCACTCTACTTACGATCGTTTTGGTATCACCAATGGTTTGAGCGAAATTTTGACAGATGCTTATAGTCCTTCGAATCCCAACACGATGCAGCAGGCTATTTTCTTGACGAATGGTGGACATGCCGGTCAGGATACACGTATCGATTCTTCTTGGATCGTGGACGGTTCATTCTTACGTTTTAACCTGATTCAGCTCGGTTATTCTTTCGGCTCATCATGGGCAGAACGTTTGGGGATCTCTGGATTGCGTGTGTATGCTAGTGCGAACAACCCGTGGGTAATCACTTCCAAAGACTTTAAAGGATATGATCCTGAAAGTACATCTACCGGTGATGGAAATAAATTCGGTCAAAATGTGACGTTCTTCTCTTATCCAAGAGCGAAGACATTCACCTTTGGTTTGAACCTAACGTTGTAA
- a CDS encoding RagB/SusD family nutrient uptake outer membrane protein has translation MNFKYIILGLSLSTMLSMSSCKDFLDENPRTDVGEGDYYTTQAQAQENVNTLYRLGAPTFYGNANGAYQGPFASIPVMLTGYFENSYEGQEQINQYSRLLTRQQNTRIVSNRVNEIWRTAFQAINIANSAIKNIPNIAMPDDAKARLTGEAKFFRAFNYFFMVKMFGGLPLSTDQYASLDQNFFLPRSAPEEVYKVIEADLIAAVETLPDGVFNNSGRRVNKNVAAIALANVYLQQNKFAEAVPYIDIVLQSGHTLTPNTDLEENSAFNKLRTSDLLDETIYAMEFDAVINPGGSWPTYGFTAAANAIFDKYTIFERVYGPTNRFLNVYEDDDLRIKPNQYYHWSYTNPQNGRTWNGGTVAGVWAFVEEDALLNTGRSTKDRNIYRYAEALLIAAEVKARATGVAAAAGHLAEVRARASTTGETVAEITAQLQGLSVDQFVQEVWKERLRELPLEFKMWDDCLRTGMFPNISATVKGQVTFQTLVGAANGSGAIFKATDLVYPISMDELQRNPELTQNEGYQ, from the coding sequence ATGAATTTTAAATATATCATATTAGGGCTTAGTTTATCAACGATGTTGAGCATGAGTTCCTGTAAAGATTTTTTAGACGAAAATCCGAGAACTGACGTGGGTGAAGGCGACTATTACACCACGCAGGCGCAAGCTCAAGAAAACGTCAATACGTTGTACCGTTTGGGTGCACCAACTTTTTACGGTAATGCCAACGGTGCATACCAGGGGCCGTTTGCCTCGATTCCGGTCATGTTGACGGGTTATTTCGAAAACAGCTATGAAGGGCAGGAGCAGATCAACCAGTATTCTCGGTTGTTAACAAGACAACAAAATACACGTATCGTTTCTAACCGCGTAAATGAGATTTGGCGTACGGCGTTTCAAGCTATTAATATCGCCAATAGTGCGATCAAGAATATTCCTAACATCGCAATGCCTGATGATGCGAAAGCGAGATTAACGGGAGAGGCTAAATTCTTCCGGGCTTTCAACTACTTTTTTATGGTAAAAATGTTTGGTGGTTTACCTTTGTCTACGGATCAGTACGCAAGCTTAGATCAAAATTTCTTTTTGCCGCGTAGCGCTCCGGAAGAAGTTTATAAAGTAATTGAAGCCGATTTAATTGCTGCGGTGGAAACTTTGCCTGACGGCGTATTTAATAATAGCGGACGCCGTGTGAATAAAAATGTGGCAGCAATAGCGTTGGCCAATGTATACTTGCAGCAAAACAAATTTGCCGAAGCAGTACCTTACATCGATATCGTTCTTCAGTCGGGGCACACATTAACGCCGAATACCGACCTGGAAGAAAATAGTGCTTTTAATAAATTGCGTACGTCGGATCTCTTGGACGAAACCATATATGCAATGGAGTTTGATGCGGTGATTAATCCGGGTGGCTCATGGCCAACGTATGGTTTTACAGCTGCAGCTAACGCTATCTTCGATAAGTATACGATCTTCGAACGTGTTTATGGCCCGACCAACCGTTTCTTAAATGTATATGAAGATGATGATTTGCGTATCAAGCCTAATCAGTATTACCACTGGTCGTATACGAATCCGCAGAATGGCAGAACATGGAATGGTGGCACTGTTGCGGGGGTATGGGCATTCGTAGAAGAAGATGCATTGCTAAATACCGGTCGTTCGACAAAAGATCGTAATATTTATCGCTATGCAGAGGCTTTATTAATCGCGGCAGAAGTGAAAGCCAGAGCAACTGGCGTTGCAGCTGCAGCCGGACATTTAGCGGAAGTGAGAGCGCGCGCCAGCACAACGGGCGAAACGGTAGCGGAGATCACTGCTCAACTGCAAGGCTTGTCGGTGGATCAGTTCGTACAAGAAGTGTGGAAAGAGCGCTTACGCGAACTACCATTGGAATTTAAAATGTGGGACGACTGTTTGCGTACCGGGATGTTTCCGAATATCTCAGCAACGGTAAAAGGACAGGTTACTTTTCAAACATTAGTTGGTGCGGCAAATGGTTCTGGGGCAATTTTTAAAGCAACCGATCTGGTCTACCCAATTTCTATGGATGAGTTGCAGCGTAATCCGGAACTTACGCAAAACGAAGGTTATCAATAA
- the nrdF gene encoding class 1b ribonucleoside-diphosphate reductase subunit beta → MSKQFTAVNWNTPDNDYVLMFWEQNIKQFWIDTEYIPSKDIDSWKGLSWDMKECYKKALGGLTLLDTLQSHTGMPKIIDHISSLQNKAVLSYMCMMEAIHAKSYSTIFTTVSTTNEINDVFGWVKENKFLQYKAATIDKYYRAIDKESVTDEELFMALAGSVLLESFLFYSGFFLPLWLCGQGQMVASADIIKKIVADESIHGVFVGLIAQEVYNRLPNKEEVKARFLNLLNELYENELKYTEELYTVVGLTAEVKEYVRYNGNKALMNLGFDPIFEVKQVNPIVLNGLNTETTQHDFFSKKSTNYEKAMEIVHLKDDDFKMEVSVEV, encoded by the coding sequence ATGAGTAAACAATTTACTGCAGTAAACTGGAATACACCAGACAACGATTATGTATTGATGTTTTGGGAACAAAATATCAAGCAATTTTGGATTGATACCGAATACATCCCTTCCAAAGATATTGACAGCTGGAAAGGATTGAGCTGGGACATGAAAGAGTGTTACAAAAAAGCACTTGGCGGATTGACTTTGCTCGATACGTTGCAAAGCCACACCGGGATGCCCAAGATCATCGATCATATTAGCTCACTGCAAAATAAAGCCGTGCTTTCATACATGTGTATGATGGAAGCTATCCATGCGAAATCTTATTCTACTATCTTTACCACGGTATCCACTACCAACGAGATCAATGATGTTTTTGGCTGGGTAAAAGAGAATAAATTTTTACAATACAAAGCCGCTACAATTGATAAGTACTACCGTGCCATCGATAAAGAAAGTGTAACCGACGAAGAGTTGTTTATGGCGCTGGCCGGATCGGTATTGTTGGAATCTTTCCTTTTCTACTCGGGCTTCTTCCTGCCGCTTTGGTTATGTGGTCAGGGCCAGATGGTAGCTTCGGCTGATATTATCAAAAAAATCGTGGCAGATGAGTCTATACACGGTGTTTTTGTAGGCTTGATCGCGCAAGAGGTATACAACCGTCTTCCAAACAAAGAAGAAGTTAAGGCGCGTTTCTTAAACTTATTGAACGAGCTTTATGAAAACGAGCTGAAATACACGGAAGAGCTTTATACCGTCGTTGGCTTAACCGCTGAGGTGAAAGAATACGTGCGTTACAACGGTAATAAGGCCTTGATGAACTTAGGTTTTGACCCGATTTTCGAGGTGAAACAGGTTAACCCGATCGTGTTAAACGGTTTGAATACCGAAACGACACAGCATGATTTTTTCTCTAAAAAATCGACTAACTATGAGAAGGCGATGGAGATTGTGCATTTGAAAGATGACGATTTTAAAATGGAAGTATCCGTAGAAGTTTAA
- the nrdE gene encoding class 1b ribonucleoside-diphosphate reductase subunit alpha → MIANEVAKNWILLNNEIMIKHDDEYSLHKDKEAVRAYFLEYVNKNTVFFYTLKEKVDYLIENDYYINFYEWFTFEQIEEVYSFVYAKKFRFQSFMAAFKFFQSYALRDDSGEKFLERYEDRIVAVSLFLARQEGVQKAIEYAEVMINQEYQPATPTFLNAGKKRSGELVSCFLDEIGDNLNGIGYAVDSAMKLSSIGGGVSFNISKIRARGEAIKGVEGRAGGVLPIMKIMEDTFSYANQLGQRPGAGAVYLNIFHSDIEEFLDCKKINVDEKVRIKSLSIGIIVPDKFMELAEKDEACYLIYPHTVMQEYGQYLDELDMDKMYDELITNPNVKKKKINARHLLVRIAQTQKESGYPYIFFKENTNKAHALNGLGKVKFSNLCTEIMQVSEVSDINIYGQEDTIRYGISCNLGSLNVATVMDNKRIKETVKTAMRALTVVTDITNIDMVPSIAKANRELHSVGLGAMNLHGFLAKSFIMYESTEALDFANTFFMMMNYYSLEASMEIAKERSATFTGFEKSAYADGTYFDRYTEREYQPKMDKIKELFEGIYIPTSQDWENLKAQVKEHGLYHAYRLAIAPNQSTSYIMNATASVMPVVDIIEVREYGDSTTYYPMPYLTNDNYFYFKSAYDMDQFKVLKLISVIQRHIDQGVSTILHTNSKDSTRDLAKYYIYAHKLGLKSLYYTRTRKSTVEECISCSA, encoded by the coding sequence ATGATAGCAAACGAGGTAGCAAAAAATTGGATATTGCTTAACAATGAAATCATGATTAAGCATGATGACGAGTATAGCTTGCATAAAGACAAAGAAGCTGTACGCGCCTATTTCTTAGAGTATGTAAACAAGAACACCGTGTTCTTCTATACGCTTAAAGAGAAAGTAGATTATTTGATAGAGAATGATTACTATATCAATTTCTACGAATGGTTTACTTTTGAGCAGATCGAAGAGGTGTACAGCTTTGTATACGCTAAAAAATTCCGTTTTCAATCGTTTATGGCTGCCTTCAAGTTTTTCCAGAGCTACGCGTTGCGCGATGATTCGGGAGAGAAATTTTTGGAACGTTATGAAGATCGTATCGTTGCCGTTTCCTTGTTTTTAGCACGTCAGGAAGGTGTACAAAAAGCTATCGAGTATGCCGAAGTCATGATCAATCAAGAATATCAACCCGCTACCCCGACATTCTTGAATGCAGGCAAAAAACGTTCTGGTGAACTTGTATCTTGTTTCCTTGATGAGATTGGTGATAACTTGAATGGTATTGGTTATGCGGTAGATTCAGCGATGAAGCTGTCTTCTATCGGCGGTGGTGTATCCTTTAATATCTCGAAAATCCGTGCGCGCGGTGAAGCAATCAAAGGTGTGGAAGGTCGTGCTGGTGGCGTATTGCCGATCATGAAGATCATGGAAGATACGTTCTCTTACGCGAATCAATTGGGGCAACGCCCGGGTGCAGGAGCGGTTTATTTAAATATATTCCACTCAGACATTGAAGAATTCTTGGATTGTAAGAAAATCAATGTGGATGAGAAAGTTCGTATCAAATCCCTATCTATCGGGATCATTGTGCCGGATAAATTTATGGAATTGGCTGAAAAAGACGAAGCTTGTTACCTGATCTATCCTCACACGGTGATGCAGGAGTACGGTCAGTACTTAGACGAGCTGGATATGGATAAGATGTACGACGAGTTGATCACCAACCCAAATGTAAAAAAGAAAAAAATTAATGCCCGTCATCTTTTGGTTCGCATCGCGCAAACACAAAAAGAATCGGGATACCCATACATCTTCTTTAAGGAAAATACAAACAAGGCCCACGCCTTGAACGGACTTGGAAAAGTTAAGTTTTCCAACCTTTGTACCGAGATCATGCAGGTGTCTGAAGTTTCCGACATCAATATCTACGGACAAGAAGATACGATTCGCTACGGTATATCATGTAACTTAGGCTCGTTAAACGTAGCTACGGTTATGGATAACAAGCGCATCAAAGAAACGGTAAAAACGGCTATGCGTGCATTAACAGTTGTTACCGATATCACCAATATTGATATGGTGCCTTCTATCGCTAAAGCAAACAGAGAGCTTCATTCGGTTGGCCTGGGCGCGATGAATTTGCATGGATTTTTAGCAAAAAGCTTTATCATGTATGAATCGACAGAGGCGTTGGATTTTGCCAATACCTTTTTCATGATGATGAACTACTATTCGCTAGAGGCGTCTATGGAAATTGCGAAAGAGCGAAGTGCTACCTTTACCGGATTCGAAAAATCTGCGTACGCAGACGGCACGTACTTTGATCGTTACACCGAGCGTGAGTACCAACCGAAAATGGATAAAATCAAGGAATTGTTTGAAGGTATTTACATTCCGACAAGCCAAGATTGGGAAAACCTAAAAGCACAGGTAAAAGAGCATGGCCTTTACCACGCTTACCGCTTGGCTATCGCGCCAAACCAGTCAACATCTTACATCATGAATGCTACAGCTTCTGTGATGCCGGTTGTCGATATTATTGAAGTGCGCGAGTATGGTGATAGTACAACTTACTATCCGATGCCTTACTTGACCAACGATAACTATTTTTACTTCAAGTCGGCCTACGATATGGATCAATTCAAGGTCTTGAAGTTGATTTCCGTTATCCAACGTCATATTGATCAAGGTGTATCGACCATTTTGCATACAAACTCGAAAGATTCGACCAGAGATTTGGCCAAATATTACATATATGCGCATAAACTTGGTTTAAAATCTTTGTATTACACCCGTACGCGTAAGTCTACAGTAGAAGAGTGTATCTCTTGCTCGGCATAA
- the nrdI gene encoding class Ib ribonucleoside-diphosphate reductase assembly flavoprotein NrdI: MTSKRDMVHLYYDSKTGNVQRFINKVIQITGWHAHKIEDDLIIQEEGHLVTFTTKLGCVPDKTQSFMSRNARKIFSVTASGNRNWGKNFGLAANKISEDYDVPLAMKFELSGTMEDINQFIDIIKYQYNDSKRGSKKLDIA; this comes from the coding sequence ATGACATCAAAACGGGATATGGTTCATCTATATTACGATTCAAAAACAGGAAACGTTCAACGCTTCATCAATAAAGTCATCCAGATCACGGGCTGGCACGCACATAAAATTGAGGATGATTTAATCATCCAGGAAGAGGGGCATCTGGTCACGTTCACCACCAAGCTTGGTTGTGTGCCCGATAAAACGCAATCGTTTATGAGCCGTAATGCCCGTAAGATTTTTTCTGTAACCGCTAGCGGGAACAGAAACTGGGGTAAAAATTTTGGTTTAGCCGCCAATAAGATATCGGAAGATTACGACGTTCCACTGGCCATGAAATTTGAACTTTCGGGCACCATGGAAGATATTAATCAATTTATTGACATTATTAAATACCAATACAATGATAGCAAACGAGGTAGCAAAAAATTGGATATTGCTTAA
- a CDS encoding thioredoxin family protein, with protein sequence MARIIKFEKNDCAPCAQVSAYLDNKGIRYETINPFDQPDLAAKFKIRTVPTVLVLDNEEVQQRIIGFKPEELATIAL encoded by the coding sequence ATGGCAAGAATCATTAAATTTGAAAAAAATGACTGTGCTCCATGCGCACAAGTGTCAGCGTACTTAGATAATAAAGGAATCCGTTACGAAACGATCAACCCTTTCGATCAGCCAGATTTAGCGGCAAAGTTTAAAATCAGAACGGTACCAACAGTACTGGTTTTAGACAATGAAGAAGTCCAACAACGTATCATTGGTTTCAAACCAGAGGAGTTGGCAACAATCGCGCTTTAA
- a CDS encoding S9 family peptidase: MKSLFFCFFISFCACVYAQENITFQKPSAEILALADYQRPPTVAISPDESWILLSYRPTYKSLADLNEPEVRLAGLRINPQTSIASATNYMENIKLKKFGGAEEIQIKNLPENARLANISFSPDSKTLAFTHTTTKGVSLWIVDLASATAKSLTEDDLNAAMGSPYQWYKDGQRLLISRLPESRAALIDTNRELPSGPTVSTSTGKVSQLRTYQDLLKTPQDETNFETLAQASLYAVDLQGKQSKILDKAIYSQRSLSPDGRYLLVTQVKRPFSYVVPYANFPQETAVFDAATGKQVKVVNETPLMEIMPKGFSSTRPGKRSVNWRADKAATLVYVEALDGGDASKKVEWRDEVFSWDAPFSTAATSLVKVADRYAGIIWGDKNNALVYTQWYDTRSEKIFLLDPETKATKLVSERNTQDVYNDPGNVHTTKNEFGAYVMLIQGNKCYWVGDGFTKEGQFPFVTELDLRTLAKKRLYTSDVKGKMERITRIMDIKKGEILVSIQSPTDYPNYYVRNIKSGKTTALTALENPFQALAGVHKEVIQYQRKDGVNLSGTLYLPAGYDKTKKEKLPLLIWAYPTEYKDKNTAGQTTANPYEFTYPSYGSFVYWVNKGYAVLDDAAFPIIGEGDTEPNDTFIEQLVANGEAAIDAVDKLGYIDRTKVGVGGHSYGAFMTANLLTHSKLFAVGIARSGAYNRTLTPFGFQREQRNYWDVPSVYNTMSPFMHADKMKTPMLLIHGAADNNPGTFTLQTERYFQALKNLGAPVRMVLLPFEAHGYVSKENILHTLWEQDQFLEKYLKNK, from the coding sequence ATGAAGTCTCTATTTTTTTGTTTCTTTATTTCTTTTTGTGCCTGTGTCTATGCACAAGAGAACATTACCTTTCAAAAGCCATCAGCCGAAATATTGGCGCTGGCTGACTACCAGCGGCCGCCTACGGTAGCGATCAGTCCTGATGAAAGCTGGATACTGCTGTCTTACCGACCAACATATAAAAGTTTAGCCGACTTAAATGAGCCCGAAGTACGCTTAGCAGGTTTGCGCATCAACCCGCAAACCAGTATCGCCAGTGCGACAAACTATATGGAAAACATAAAGCTGAAAAAATTTGGCGGAGCTGAGGAGATCCAGATTAAAAACCTTCCCGAAAATGCTCGCCTGGCCAATATTAGCTTTTCGCCTGATTCGAAGACGTTGGCTTTTACGCACACCACAACAAAAGGCGTATCGCTTTGGATCGTGGATTTGGCTAGCGCGACAGCGAAGTCATTGACCGAAGACGATCTTAATGCAGCGATGGGCAGCCCGTATCAATGGTATAAAGATGGTCAGCGCTTGCTCATCAGCAGGCTTCCTGAAAGTCGTGCCGCACTGATCGATACGAATAGAGAATTACCATCAGGGCCAACCGTTTCTACCAGTACAGGAAAGGTTTCGCAGCTACGTACCTATCAGGATTTATTGAAAACGCCACAAGATGAAACAAATTTTGAAACGCTGGCGCAGGCAAGCTTGTACGCCGTTGACTTGCAGGGTAAACAAAGCAAAATTTTGGATAAAGCCATTTACAGCCAGCGCTCACTCTCGCCAGATGGCAGATACTTATTGGTAACGCAGGTAAAACGTCCGTTTTCTTACGTGGTGCCATACGCTAATTTTCCGCAAGAAACGGCGGTGTTCGATGCGGCAACGGGTAAGCAGGTGAAAGTCGTTAATGAAACGCCTTTGATGGAGATTATGCCAAAGGGATTTTCTTCTACAAGACCGGGCAAAAGAAGCGTTAATTGGCGTGCAGATAAAGCCGCGACCTTAGTTTATGTAGAAGCGCTTGATGGGGGAGATGCTTCAAAAAAGGTGGAATGGCGCGATGAAGTGTTTTCATGGGATGCGCCTTTTTCAACAGCGGCAACATCGCTCGTGAAAGTAGCTGATCGTTATGCCGGCATCATTTGGGGCGATAAAAACAATGCCTTGGTCTACACGCAATGGTATGACACACGCAGCGAGAAAATCTTTTTGCTGGATCCTGAAACCAAAGCAACCAAACTCGTTTCCGAGCGTAATACACAAGATGTATACAACGATCCGGGAAATGTACATACCACAAAGAATGAATTTGGTGCATACGTTATGCTCATTCAGGGCAATAAATGCTATTGGGTGGGCGACGGTTTTACCAAAGAAGGTCAATTTCCCTTTGTAACGGAGCTCGATCTTCGTACGTTAGCAAAAAAGCGACTGTATACTTCGGATGTCAAAGGCAAGATGGAGCGTATTACGCGTATTATGGATATCAAAAAGGGAGAAATTTTGGTTTCTATCCAATCGCCGACGGATTATCCAAACTACTATGTGCGGAATATAAAATCGGGAAAGACAACCGCGTTAACCGCCTTAGAGAATCCTTTTCAGGCGTTAGCAGGCGTTCATAAAGAAGTGATACAATACCAGCGGAAAGATGGTGTAAATCTTTCTGGCACCCTTTATTTACCTGCCGGCTATGATAAAACAAAAAAAGAAAAACTTCCGCTATTGATCTGGGCTTACCCTACAGAATATAAAGATAAAAACACCGCGGGGCAAACAACCGCAAATCCATATGAGTTTACCTATCCATCTTATGGATCATTTGTGTATTGGGTAAATAAAGGTTATGCCGTATTGGATGACGCGGCCTTTCCGATCATTGGAGAAGGCGATACGGAACCAAACGACACATTTATCGAGCAGCTCGTTGCCAATGGTGAAGCGGCTATTGATGCGGTTGATAAACTTGGCTATATTGATCGTACGAAAGTTGGTGTGGGTGGACATTCCTACGGCGCTTTTATGACCGCAAATTTGCTGACGCACTCCAAGCTTTTTGCTGTCGGAATTGCACGCTCTGGCGCGTACAACCGTACATTAACGCCATTTGGCTTTCAACGCGAGCAACGCAATTATTGGGATGTTCCTTCGGTGTACAATACCATGTCGCCATTTATGCATGCCGATAAGATGAAAACACCGATGTTGTTAATACACGGCGCTGCCGACAACAATCCAGGTACGTTTACCTTACAGACAGAACGTTATTTCCAGGCCTTAAAAAACCTGGGCGCACCGGTGCGCATGGTGCTGTTGCCTTTTGAGGCACATGGCTACGTTTCTAAAGAAAACATTTTGCACACCCTTTGGGAGCAAGATCAATTTTTGGAAAAGTATTTAAAAAATAAATAG